DNA from Amorphoplanes friuliensis DSM 7358:
GCGCCGCACCGCCCCGGCCACGGCGGACGCGGGCCCGGCGGTGCTGCACGACGCCGGGCTCAGCGCGGACGTCCGGCGCCGGATCGCCCATCTGCACGGCAACCAGCTCGCGCTGACCGTCCGGGAGTTCGATCTGCTCGCGTTCCTGCTGCAGCACCCGGCGCGGGCGTGGTCCCGGGCCGAGCTGCTCGAGAAGGTGTGGGGATGGCAGTTCGGCGACCAGTCGACCGTGACCGTGCACGTGCGCCGGCTCCGCGAGAAGATCGAGCAGGACCCCGCCGCACCACGGCGCATCCTCACCGTCTGGGGCGTCGGCTACAGCTACGAGCCCGCCGGGGTGCCGGCGTGAAGGACATGCTGCTGATCGGCCTCTACGCGCTGGTGTCCGGTGCCGTCATCGCCACCGGCGGCGCGATCGCCCTGCGCCTGCTGCGGGGCCGGTCGATCCTCGTGCACATCGGGGTGCTGCTCGCCGCCACCGTGATCGCGGTCGTCTCGGGTGTCGTCACGGTCGCGCAGGCGATGTTCCTGTCGGCCCACGACCTGCAGGTCGTCCTGATCACCGTGGCCGCCTCGGCCGTGGTCAGCCTGGCCGTGGGACTCGTCTTCGGGCGTCGCCTGGCGACCTCGGCGGTGTGGGCGGCGCAGGCCGAGGCGCAGGAGCGCAAGGCCGAGGCCGGTCGCCGCGAACTCGTCGCGTGGGTCTCGCACGACCTCCGGACGCCGCTCGCCGGGCTGCGCGCCATGGCCGAGGCCCTCGAGGACGGCGTGGTGCACGACCGGGAGTCCGTGGCGGAGTACCACCGGCGGATCCGCGTGGAGACCGACCGCATGACGCGGCTGGTCGACGACCTCTTCGAGCTTTCGCGGATCAACGCCGGGGCGCTGCGGCTGGTGCCCACGATGGTCCCGCTCGCCGACCTGGTGTCCGACGCGCTCACCACCGTCGCACCGCTGGCGGCGAGCCGCCGCATCCGGCTGGTCGCCGCCGGCACCGGCTGGCCCGTCGTCACGGCCAGCGAACCCGAGCTGGCCCGGGCGGTGACCAACCTGCTCGTGAACTCCGTGCGCTACACACCGCCGGACGGCACCGTGCACGTCGCGGCCGGGCACGACCACCAGGACGTGTGGCTCTCGGTCTCCGACACCTGCGGCGGCATCCCCGAGGCGGACCTGCCGCGCCTGTTCGACGTGGCGTTCCGCGGCGAACGGGCGCGGACCCCCGCCCACGGCACCGACCTGTCGTCGGCGGCCGGCGGCGGACTCGGCCTGGCCATCGTCCGCGGGCTGGTCGAGGCGCACGGCGGACGGGTGGAGGCGCACAACATCGACCGCGGCTGCCGTTTCATCATGCGCATCCCGGCGGTCACGGCCTGACGCGGCGGCGCCGCACCACGACGGCCACGGCGGCCGCCACCCAGATGACCGCGAAGATCACCAGCAGGCCGCGGCCGTAGTTCAGCGGCAGGATCGACGGGTTGTCGGCGACCCGGCCGCGGCCCAGGACCAGCGGCAGCGCCACCACCGTCAGCGCGAGACTGATCACGCCGGCCAC
Protein-coding regions in this window:
- a CDS encoding response regulator transcription factor; this encodes MSYLLVVDDDPTVSDVVRRYLEQDGHSVRLAADGAEALAAAAAYPPDLAVLDLMMPGIDGIEVCRRLRTRWPHLPVVMLTALGEEADRVLGLEVGADDYVTKPFSPRELVLRIRSVLRRTAPATADAGPAVLHDAGLSADVRRRIAHLHGNQLALTVREFDLLAFLLQHPARAWSRAELLEKVWGWQFGDQSTVTVHVRRLREKIEQDPAAPRRILTVWGVGYSYEPAGVPA
- a CDS encoding sensor histidine kinase, with amino-acid sequence MKDMLLIGLYALVSGAVIATGGAIALRLLRGRSILVHIGVLLAATVIAVVSGVVTVAQAMFLSAHDLQVVLITVAASAVVSLAVGLVFGRRLATSAVWAAQAEAQERKAEAGRRELVAWVSHDLRTPLAGLRAMAEALEDGVVHDRESVAEYHRRIRVETDRMTRLVDDLFELSRINAGALRLVPTMVPLADLVSDALTTVAPLAASRRIRLVAAGTGWPVVTASEPELARAVTNLLVNSVRYTPPDGTVHVAAGHDHQDVWLSVSDTCGGIPEADLPRLFDVAFRGERARTPAHGTDLSSAAGGGLGLAIVRGLVEAHGGRVEAHNIDRGCRFIMRIPAVTA